Proteins encoded within one genomic window of Microbacterium sp. zg-B185:
- a CDS encoding MarR family transcriptional regulator — MTDRRLAIEAWESLFRAQHEVFGVISCDFDDTGLSQAEYDVLLTVTRAQDMTARLRDVTANMLISQPSVSRLVDKMAARGLVSKWPDPEDGRGSLVRATAEGAAAFRKVASLHGRSIAERMSRLDDGELQQLRDLTAKLREKKDA, encoded by the coding sequence ATGACCGACCGCCGCCTCGCGATCGAAGCCTGGGAGAGCCTGTTCCGCGCTCAGCACGAGGTCTTCGGCGTGATCAGCTGCGACTTCGACGACACCGGTCTGTCCCAAGCGGAGTACGACGTCCTGCTGACGGTCACGCGTGCGCAGGACATGACCGCGCGGCTGCGCGACGTGACGGCGAACATGCTGATCAGCCAGCCCAGCGTGTCCCGCCTCGTGGACAAGATGGCCGCCCGCGGACTGGTCTCCAAATGGCCGGACCCCGAGGATGGTCGCGGATCCCTGGTGCGCGCGACCGCCGAGGGCGCCGCCGCGTTCCGCAAGGTCGCCTCACTGCACGGCAGGTCGATCGCGGAGCGCATGTCGCGGCTGGATGACGGGGAACTGCAGCAGCTCCGGGACCTCACCGCCAAGCTCCGCGAGAAGAAGGACGCCTGA
- a CDS encoding NAD(P)-binding domain-containing protein: protein MTQRNGDVTMRDRTTIGILGAGKVGTVIARLALAAGYRVLIAGSGHPDRIALTVEVLAPGAAAVRPEEAARGADIVVLALPLGRYRRLPVEDLDGKLVVDAMNYWWETDGIRDDLNDPRTSTSEIVQGFLAGAHVVKALNHMGYHDLEEESRPGGVAGRKAIAIAGDRPGDLARIADFVDDLGFDPVVAGPLGAGVVLQPGNPTFGADLPAEDLHSLIDATSATVRSRPLITRPDSTTTHGPHHEGALQK from the coding sequence ATGACCCAGCGCAACGGGGACGTCACGATGCGCGACCGCACCACCATCGGCATCCTGGGCGCCGGCAAGGTCGGCACGGTCATCGCCCGCCTGGCGCTGGCCGCCGGATACCGGGTGCTCATCGCCGGCTCGGGCCATCCGGATCGGATCGCCCTCACGGTCGAGGTGCTCGCGCCCGGCGCGGCCGCCGTGCGCCCGGAAGAGGCCGCCCGCGGGGCCGACATCGTCGTGCTCGCGCTGCCGCTGGGCAGGTATCGCCGCCTCCCCGTCGAGGACCTCGACGGCAAGCTCGTCGTCGACGCGATGAACTACTGGTGGGAGACGGACGGCATCCGCGACGACCTGAACGACCCGCGCACCTCCACGAGCGAAATCGTCCAGGGCTTCCTGGCCGGTGCACACGTCGTGAAGGCGCTGAACCATATGGGCTACCACGATCTCGAGGAGGAGTCCCGACCCGGCGGGGTCGCCGGGCGAAAGGCGATCGCGATCGCCGGCGATCGTCCGGGCGACCTGGCACGCATCGCCGATTTCGTCGACGATCTGGGCTTCGACCCCGTCGTCGCGGGCCCGCTTGGGGCGGGCGTGGTCCTGCAGCCCGGCAATCCGACTTTCGGAGCCGACCTCCCGGCCGAGGACCTGCACTCGCTGATCGACGCGACCTCTGCCACGGTTCGGTCCCGGCCGCTCATCACCCGCCCCGACAGCACCACAACGCACGGACCACACCACGAAGGAGCACTGCAGAAATGA
- the ugpC gene encoding sn-glycerol-3-phosphate ABC transporter ATP-binding protein UgpC, whose amino-acid sequence MATVTFDQATRAYPGVPRPAVDRLDLDVADGEFLVLVGPSGSGKSTSLRMLAGLEEVNSGRILIGDRDVTDIPPKDRDIAMVFQNYALYPHMTVAENMGFALKIAGVGKHERAERVLEAANLLDLVPFLERKPKALSGGQRQRVAMGRAIVRQPQVFLMDEPLSNLDAKLRVQTRTQISSLQRRLGVTTVYVTHDQVEALTMGDRIAVLADGALQQVGTPRDLYENPTNLFVAGFIGSPAMNLFTADVTEHGVRFGTDTVQIGRDLLATTGPRVTIGVRPEDITVAGAGGSGLPLTVDLVEELGADGYLYGHAGVDGERIDVIARVDGRVHPSTGDTVTVTPKRGRIHVFDLTSGVRLSRTVAGAAV is encoded by the coding sequence ATGGCAACTGTGACCTTCGACCAGGCGACGCGCGCCTATCCCGGCGTCCCGCGCCCGGCCGTCGACAGGCTCGACCTGGACGTCGCCGACGGCGAGTTCCTCGTCCTGGTCGGACCCTCCGGTTCCGGCAAGTCCACCTCGCTGCGGATGCTGGCAGGTCTGGAAGAGGTCAACTCGGGCCGGATCCTGATCGGCGACCGCGATGTCACCGATATCCCGCCGAAGGACCGCGACATCGCGATGGTGTTCCAGAACTACGCGCTCTACCCGCACATGACCGTCGCCGAGAACATGGGCTTCGCCCTGAAGATCGCCGGCGTCGGCAAGCACGAACGCGCCGAACGCGTCCTGGAGGCGGCGAACCTGCTCGATCTCGTGCCGTTCCTCGAACGCAAGCCGAAGGCGCTCTCCGGCGGCCAGCGCCAGCGCGTCGCGATGGGTCGCGCGATCGTGCGCCAGCCCCAGGTCTTCCTGATGGACGAGCCGCTGTCCAACCTGGACGCGAAGCTGCGCGTGCAGACGCGCACCCAGATCTCCTCGCTGCAACGCCGCCTGGGCGTCACCACCGTGTACGTCACGCACGACCAGGTGGAGGCGCTGACGATGGGAGACCGGATCGCGGTGCTCGCCGACGGTGCGCTGCAGCAGGTCGGCACGCCGCGGGACCTGTACGAGAACCCGACCAATCTCTTCGTCGCCGGATTCATCGGCTCGCCCGCAATGAACCTGTTCACCGCGGACGTGACCGAGCACGGTGTGCGGTTCGGCACCGACACCGTCCAGATCGGCCGCGACCTTCTCGCAACCACCGGCCCTCGTGTCACCATCGGCGTCCGACCGGAGGACATCACGGTCGCCGGCGCAGGGGGTTCGGGGCTTCCGCTGACGGTCGACCTCGTCGAGGAACTCGGCGCTGACGGCTACCTCTACGGGCATGCCGGCGTCGACGGCGAGCGCATCGACGTGATCGCGCGCGTCGACGGGCGGGTCCACCCGAGCACCGGTGACACTGTCACCGTGACCCCGAAGCGTGGCCGGATCCACGTCTTCGATCTGACCAGCGGAGTGCGGCTGAGCCGCACCGTCGCGGGCGCAGCCGTGTGA
- a CDS encoding phospholipase: MLHPKQVRRARRPLLTPRATALGVALALVAGAGITTALPAAALTPAVAAVAPEGAAAETLREISTDAHGTLGAARAVLATTGTVTADIAASGLDLGVDSTIINTAALRADIDRLSALNIVPALMLPGLTAETAAETREVRAEVSELRDRLEAAQAQKAAEEAAAAAAAAAQRAAEEAAAEAQRQAEAAAAALAAANTPDGAKVIAQQMASATYGWGGDQFSCLVSLWDKESGWNYQAYNDSSGATGIPQSLPGSKMASAGSDWQTNAVTQIAWGLGYIDAVYGSPCSAWGHSQSTDWY; this comes from the coding sequence ATGCTCCACCCGAAGCAAGTTCGCCGTGCCCGCCGTCCGCTCCTCACCCCTCGCGCCACCGCCCTCGGCGTCGCGCTCGCGCTTGTCGCTGGGGCCGGTATCACCACCGCCCTGCCCGCAGCTGCGCTCACACCGGCCGTGGCCGCAGTCGCCCCCGAGGGCGCGGCAGCGGAGACCCTGCGCGAGATCTCGACGGACGCGCACGGGACGCTCGGTGCCGCACGCGCGGTGCTGGCGACGACCGGCACGGTGACGGCCGACATCGCGGCATCGGGCCTTGACCTCGGCGTGGACTCCACGATCATCAACACCGCCGCCCTGCGCGCGGACATCGATCGGCTGTCCGCGCTGAACATCGTCCCGGCGCTGATGCTGCCCGGACTCACCGCGGAGACCGCCGCCGAGACGCGCGAGGTGCGTGCCGAGGTGTCCGAGCTGCGCGATCGTCTCGAAGCGGCGCAGGCGCAGAAGGCGGCCGAAGAAGCGGCCGCCGCCGCCGCGGCCGCGGCACAGCGGGCAGCCGAGGAAGCCGCCGCCGAGGCGCAGCGTCAGGCCGAGGCCGCCGCCGCCGCGCTCGCCGCGGCCAACACCCCCGACGGCGCGAAGGTCATCGCTCAGCAGATGGCCTCCGCCACCTACGGCTGGGGAGGGGACCAGTTCTCCTGCCTCGTCTCGCTCTGGGACAAGGAATCGGGCTGGAACTACCAGGCGTACAACGACTCCAGCGGCGCCACCGGCATCCCGCAGTCGCTGCCGGGCAGCAAGATGGCCAGCGCCGGCTCGGACTGGCAGACCAACGCGGTGACCCAGATCGCGTGGGGCCTCGGCTACATCGACGCGGTGTACGGCTCGCCGTGCAGCGCGTGGGGCCACTCGCAGTCCACCGACTGGTACTGA
- a CDS encoding LLM class flavin-dependent oxidoreductase: protein MSDFTELEFGIDTFGDLPLDDHGAVVSYGQAIRATLEEAVLADDLGIDAIAIGEHHRPEFAISSPETVLAGIATATERIRLGSGVTVLSSDDPVRVFQRFATVDALSHGRAEVILGRGSFTESFPLFGYDLSDYEVLFDEKIDLFHALLDEKPVTWEGTTRAALHEADVFPKTDSGRLRTWVGVGGTPQSVVRTAQYGFRLMLAIIGGAPARFAPYVDLYRRAAQQLGTTAYPVGMHSPGFIAETDAEAREIFYPGYKVIRDRIGALRGWPPVQRSEFEADVERGSLYIGSPETVARKMADAIRALDVGRFDLIYTAGGALAASARLRAVELYGTKVVPMVRELLAESPARSVMAGASFRR, encoded by the coding sequence ATGAGCGATTTCACCGAACTGGAGTTCGGCATCGACACATTCGGAGACCTGCCGCTCGACGATCACGGCGCCGTCGTCTCCTACGGGCAAGCGATCCGCGCCACCCTGGAGGAGGCGGTGCTGGCCGACGATCTCGGCATCGACGCGATTGCGATCGGCGAGCACCACCGCCCCGAGTTCGCGATCTCCTCCCCCGAGACCGTGCTCGCCGGGATTGCGACCGCGACCGAGAGGATCCGTCTGGGATCAGGCGTCACCGTGCTGTCATCCGACGACCCGGTACGGGTGTTCCAGCGCTTCGCCACCGTCGACGCGCTGTCCCACGGGCGCGCCGAGGTCATCCTGGGCCGAGGGTCCTTCACCGAGTCGTTCCCTCTGTTCGGATACGACCTCTCCGACTACGAGGTGCTCTTCGACGAGAAGATCGACCTGTTCCACGCGCTGCTCGACGAGAAGCCGGTCACGTGGGAAGGAACCACGCGTGCCGCGTTGCACGAGGCCGATGTCTTCCCCAAGACCGACTCGGGGCGGCTGCGCACCTGGGTCGGCGTCGGCGGCACGCCGCAGTCCGTGGTGCGCACCGCGCAGTACGGATTTCGGCTCATGCTCGCCATCATCGGCGGCGCACCCGCCCGCTTCGCCCCGTACGTCGACCTGTACCGGCGGGCCGCGCAGCAATTGGGAACGACCGCATATCCGGTGGGCATGCACTCCCCCGGTTTCATCGCCGAGACGGATGCCGAGGCCAGAGAGATCTTCTACCCCGGTTACAAGGTGATCCGGGACCGGATCGGGGCATTGCGGGGATGGCCGCCCGTGCAGCGCTCCGAGTTCGAGGCCGACGTCGAGCGCGGCTCGCTCTACATCGGCTCGCCGGAGACCGTCGCTCGGAAGATGGCCGATGCGATCAGGGCGCTCGATGTCGGCCGGTTCGACCTGATCTACACGGCCGGCGGCGCCCTGGCCGCCAGCGCCCGCCTTCGCGCCGTCGAGCTGTACGGCACGAAGGTGGTTCCCATGGTCCGGGAGCTGCTCGCCGAGAGCCCGGCCCGGTCGGTCATGGCCGGCGCGTCGTTCCGGCGATGA
- a CDS encoding ABC transporter permease, translating to MTITRTFSTAGRVLRQLSHDPRSIALMLIAPSLLVGLFAWLFSDQDGVFDQFGGGILALFPFIVMFLVTSITTLRERRSGTLERLMTTPLGKADFIIGYALAFGLMAMLQAILTVTFAVLVCGLQVDGPVWQLGVVAVLDAILGSALGLLASAFARTEFQAVQFMPLIVFPQILLGGLFMPRDQMPDVLSAISDWLPLSYAIDAVNAVTAGEEGWDLYRPLLVVAAFAAASLVVASATLRRRTP from the coding sequence ATGACCATCACCCGCACGTTCTCCACCGCCGGCCGCGTACTCCGGCAGCTGAGCCATGACCCGCGCTCGATCGCCCTGATGCTGATCGCGCCGAGCCTGCTCGTCGGGCTGTTCGCGTGGCTGTTCAGCGATCAGGACGGCGTGTTCGACCAGTTCGGGGGCGGCATCCTGGCACTGTTCCCGTTCATCGTGATGTTCCTCGTCACCTCGATCACGACGCTGCGTGAACGGCGGTCGGGCACGCTCGAGCGGCTGATGACGACACCGCTCGGCAAAGCGGACTTCATCATCGGGTACGCCCTGGCTTTCGGGCTGATGGCCATGCTGCAGGCGATCCTCACGGTGACCTTCGCGGTGCTGGTGTGCGGGCTGCAGGTCGACGGACCGGTGTGGCAGCTTGGCGTGGTGGCGGTCCTCGACGCGATCCTGGGGTCCGCGCTCGGCCTGCTCGCCAGCGCGTTCGCGCGGACCGAGTTCCAGGCGGTGCAGTTCATGCCGCTGATCGTGTTCCCGCAGATCCTCCTCGGCGGGCTCTTCATGCCGCGGGATCAGATGCCGGATGTTCTGTCCGCGATATCGGACTGGCTGCCCCTGAGCTATGCGATCGACGCGGTCAACGCGGTGACGGCAGGGGAGGAGGGATGGGACCTCTACCGACCGCTGCTGGTCGTGGCGGCCTTCGCAGCCGCATCGCTGGTCGTCGCCTCCGCTACACTCCGGCGACGTACGCCGTGA
- a CDS encoding cupin domain-containing protein, which yields MLKTSLIALARHELGHALEAPSGRSAKTVVGGHERRLRQTVMALRAGEALSEHENPGEATVQVLTGRVLLRFADASWNGSVGDLLTVPDGLHSLEAVEDSVILFTVVKRL from the coding sequence ATGCTGAAGACGTCGTTGATCGCCCTCGCCCGGCACGAGCTCGGACACGCGCTGGAAGCGCCGAGCGGTCGCAGCGCGAAGACGGTGGTGGGCGGGCATGAGCGCCGGCTGCGGCAGACCGTGATGGCCTTGCGCGCGGGCGAGGCGCTCTCGGAACATGAGAATCCCGGCGAGGCGACGGTGCAGGTGCTCACCGGACGGGTGCTGCTGAGATTCGCAGACGCCTCGTGGAACGGCTCCGTCGGAGATCTGCTGACCGTTCCGGACGGTCTGCACTCGCTCGAGGCGGTCGAGGATTCGGTCATCCTGTTCACGGTGGTGAAGAGGCTCTGA
- a CDS encoding ABC transporter ATP-binding protein, whose amino-acid sequence MSELRSSRGATPAAGAVAVRGLTVQRGSHTVFDGLELDIPRGQITGLLGPSGCGKTTLMRAIVGVQRIRAGTVSVLGHPAGTASQRRRVAYDTQAASVYDDLTIRQNLTYFARLIGAPRRDVDRVLAEVGLAAQRHQSVGSLSGGQENRVSLAVAMLGAPELIVLDEPTVGLDPVLRAELWTLFRRLADAGTTLIVSSHVMDEALRCDRLLLMRAGRIIADTTPDGLRAETGADDPDAAFLTLVERDAAAHPRAEAAARPLATQGHDLPEPDGRRRRRGPRGWGDGR is encoded by the coding sequence GCAGCGCGGCTCGCACACGGTTTTCGACGGACTGGAACTCGACATCCCCCGCGGCCAGATCACCGGGCTTCTCGGGCCCTCCGGGTGCGGTAAGACGACGCTCATGCGCGCGATCGTGGGTGTCCAGCGGATCCGTGCGGGCACGGTGTCCGTGCTCGGGCATCCGGCCGGCACCGCGTCGCAGCGACGTCGGGTCGCCTACGACACGCAGGCGGCGTCGGTGTACGACGACCTCACGATCCGCCAGAACCTCACCTACTTCGCCCGCCTGATCGGCGCACCGCGCCGGGACGTTGATCGCGTCCTGGCCGAGGTGGGACTGGCAGCGCAGCGCCATCAGAGCGTCGGCTCGCTCAGCGGCGGGCAGGAGAACCGCGTCTCGCTGGCCGTCGCGATGCTCGGCGCACCGGAGCTGATCGTGCTGGACGAGCCGACGGTCGGACTGGACCCGGTGTTGCGCGCCGAGCTGTGGACGCTTTTCCGCCGTCTCGCCGACGCCGGGACGACGCTGATCGTGAGCAGCCATGTGATGGACGAGGCCCTGCGCTGCGACCGGCTCCTGCTGATGCGCGCTGGTCGCATCATCGCCGACACCACGCCGGACGGCCTGCGGGCCGAGACCGGTGCGGACGATCCGGATGCCGCTTTCCTCACACTCGTCGAGCGCGACGCCGCCGCGCACCCCCGCGCGGAAGCAGCGGCTCGCCCGCTCGCCACGCAGGGGCATGACCTCCCCGAACCGGACGGCCGCCGGCGCAGACGCGGGCCTCGCGGATGGGGGGACGGGAGATGA
- a CDS encoding MarR family transcriptional regulator, producing MGQNRRTMPTREQLRIWRDYVETADILRTRLGSRLQSRSSLSAGDYQVLLALTEAPQQTLRSSALAALIDWERSRLSHHLGRMEKRRLIRRVPCADDVHGVEVSATESGREAFRAASVPHLQAVRELFLEALTPEQLAEVDDVSTALRRHLGLGAVAAAEESPPEGSGTTRPAPESGDGRRASTAARHPVAVCRRAATAYARASVLSTGHRASAVLARMAATRGRTHERSHAAHQTRRRRPCRRCPAHRRRHR from the coding sequence ATGGGTCAGAACCGTCGGACGATGCCCACGCGCGAGCAATTGCGCATCTGGCGCGACTACGTCGAGACGGCGGACATTCTGCGCACGCGCCTGGGCAGCCGCCTGCAGAGCCGGTCGTCGTTGTCGGCCGGCGACTACCAGGTCCTGCTCGCTCTGACCGAGGCACCGCAGCAGACGCTGCGGTCCTCCGCACTGGCGGCGCTGATCGACTGGGAGCGCAGCCGTCTCTCGCATCACCTCGGACGGATGGAGAAGCGTCGGCTGATCCGAAGGGTCCCCTGCGCCGACGACGTGCACGGTGTCGAGGTGAGCGCGACCGAATCGGGCCGCGAGGCTTTCCGCGCGGCATCCGTCCCGCACCTGCAGGCCGTGCGGGAGTTGTTCCTGGAGGCATTGACCCCCGAGCAGCTCGCCGAGGTCGACGACGTCTCCACCGCCCTGCGCCGCCACCTCGGTCTTGGCGCGGTCGCCGCCGCGGAGGAAAGCCCGCCTGAGGGCAGTGGCACGACGCGGCCCGCACCCGAGTCCGGCGACGGCCGGCGGGCGAGCACGGCGGCTCGGCACCCGGTCGCGGTCTGCCGACGGGCGGCGACCGCCTACGCGCGCGCATCGGTGCTGTCAACCGGGCACCGGGCGTCCGCGGTGCTGGCCAGAATGGCGGCGACGAGAGGAAGAACCCATGAGCGATCCCACGCCGCACACCAGACACGCCGACGACGCCCGTGCCGACGATGCCCCGCCCACCGACGCCGTCACCGATGA
- a CDS encoding DUF2207 domain-containing protein: MGSKLMRVLGIAFIAVGLPLALLAAPPDRASAADVVASVSHDVEDFSFESLDVEYTLGRDPDGASTLLVQERFVALFPEADQNRGMRRTIPETYLGAPLHPELVSITDGNGNPREAETDSEDGEYSMTSRADDYVHGAQTYVFTYRLQNVTRFFQDTGVDEFYWDVNGTAWPQEFGRVNVRVTVPADLAGSLTGSQACYVGSQGSEQTCPISTEAAADGAAAIVAAAAPVYAYQTVTLAIAFEEGTFTAFDSSYLASPWGWVQGIGGLGVLAAVLFAIVTRARRLRDAPGRRTIIAEYTPPPGIDSLESAVLLGHTTKAIPAEVLEQAVVGSIRIIEGTRKLFGGVKLKAQLIDPSRADGDGMLLLEGLFPALEPGAEYEFGGTDTRFSSAAQKILKLANQELTQRGLRREVPASVRAWPVLIAIGALILVAFAGAFALGSAVDPGVPILMIIGAVLGLLIVIGLISRKPLTAAGAEVRDHLKGLKEFIEWAEADRIRMLQSPEGAERVRINPRDPAEMLKLYEVLLPYAVVFGQEKQWAEQLAVLYEQNHSPGWYAGSHGFSAASFAAGISSLSASSSSSASTSGGSSGGGSAGGGGGGGGGGGV, translated from the coding sequence ATGGGTTCAAAGCTGATGCGCGTGCTCGGGATCGCTTTCATCGCCGTCGGGCTGCCGCTGGCCCTGCTGGCGGCGCCCCCGGACCGGGCCTCCGCTGCGGATGTCGTCGCCTCCGTGTCCCACGACGTCGAAGACTTCTCCTTCGAGAGCCTGGACGTGGAGTACACCCTCGGCCGCGACCCGGACGGGGCGAGCACGCTCCTGGTGCAGGAGCGGTTCGTCGCGCTGTTTCCCGAGGCGGACCAGAACCGTGGCATGCGCCGCACCATCCCCGAGACGTATCTGGGCGCGCCGCTGCACCCCGAGCTGGTCTCGATCACCGACGGCAATGGCAACCCGCGCGAGGCGGAGACCGATTCCGAGGACGGCGAGTACAGCATGACCTCGCGCGCCGACGACTACGTGCACGGTGCTCAGACCTACGTGTTCACCTACAGGCTGCAGAACGTCACACGGTTCTTCCAGGACACCGGCGTCGACGAGTTCTACTGGGACGTCAACGGGACGGCGTGGCCGCAGGAGTTCGGTCGCGTCAACGTCCGCGTGACCGTTCCGGCCGACCTCGCCGGCTCCCTGACCGGCTCCCAGGCCTGCTACGTGGGTTCCCAGGGATCGGAGCAGACGTGTCCGATCAGTACAGAGGCGGCCGCTGACGGGGCCGCGGCGATCGTGGCCGCTGCGGCCCCGGTGTACGCCTACCAGACTGTGACCCTTGCGATCGCATTCGAGGAGGGCACCTTCACGGCGTTCGACTCGTCCTATCTCGCCTCGCCATGGGGCTGGGTGCAGGGGATCGGCGGACTCGGTGTGCTGGCTGCGGTGCTCTTCGCCATCGTCACGCGCGCACGCCGGCTGCGCGACGCCCCAGGGCGGCGGACGATCATCGCCGAATACACGCCCCCACCCGGGATCGACTCGCTGGAGAGCGCGGTGCTGCTCGGGCACACCACCAAGGCGATACCGGCCGAGGTTCTCGAGCAGGCGGTGGTGGGCAGCATCCGCATCATCGAGGGAACGCGGAAGCTGTTCGGAGGCGTGAAGCTCAAAGCGCAGCTGATCGATCCCTCACGCGCAGACGGCGACGGAATGCTGCTGCTGGAAGGTCTTTTCCCGGCTCTGGAACCGGGCGCCGAGTACGAGTTCGGCGGCACCGACACCCGGTTCTCTTCCGCGGCGCAGAAGATCCTGAAACTGGCCAATCAAGAACTCACGCAGCGTGGGCTGCGCCGCGAAGTTCCGGCTTCCGTGCGGGCATGGCCGGTGCTGATCGCCATCGGCGCGCTGATCCTCGTCGCTTTCGCCGGAGCCTTCGCCCTCGGCAGCGCGGTCGATCCCGGCGTGCCCATCCTGATGATCATCGGAGCAGTTCTGGGACTGCTGATCGTGATCGGATTGATCTCCCGGAAACCGCTCACCGCCGCGGGCGCCGAGGTGCGCGATCACCTGAAGGGACTCAAGGAATTCATCGAATGGGCTGAAGCCGACCGCATCCGGATGCTTCAGTCGCCGGAGGGCGCGGAGCGCGTCCGGATCAACCCGCGGGATCCTGCCGAGATGCTCAAGCTGTACGAGGTGCTGCTGCCGTACGCGGTCGTCTTCGGCCAGGAGAAGCAGTGGGCTGAGCAGCTGGCCGTGCTCTACGAGCAGAATCATTCGCCCGGATGGTATGCGGGTTCGCACGGGTTCAGCGCGGCGTCCTTCGCCGCCGGGATCAGCTCGCTGTCGGCGAGTTCGTCCTCGTCGGCGTCGACCTCCGGCGGCTCCAGTGGCGGTGGCTCGGCCGGTGGTGGCGGTGGTGGCGGAGGCGGCGGCGGGGTCTAG
- a CDS encoding HNH endonuclease signature motif containing protein — MAVSQSRRARAARRRKRRMDAADNDLTPQQWAQIRASWAGCAYCGAAAAALQRDCVLPLSRGGRYTVENIVPACRSCNASKSNDEVTSWLRRKRLDERAFLLRHRAFLDGLTAPVEAPAS, encoded by the coding sequence ATGGCCGTCTCCCAGTCCCGTCGCGCGCGTGCCGCGCGTCGGCGGAAACGGCGGATGGATGCCGCGGACAACGATCTGACCCCGCAGCAGTGGGCGCAGATCCGGGCATCGTGGGCCGGCTGCGCATACTGCGGCGCGGCGGCCGCGGCTCTGCAGCGCGACTGCGTGCTGCCGCTGTCGCGAGGAGGTCGATACACGGTGGAGAACATCGTGCCGGCCTGTCGTTCCTGCAACGCCAGCAAGAGCAACGACGAGGTCACCAGCTGGCTGCGCCGGAAGCGCCTCGACGAGCGCGCCTTTCTGCTGCGTCATCGCGCGTTCCTGGACGGCCTCACCGCGCCGGTTGAGGCGCCCGCCAGCTGA
- the zapE gene encoding cell division protein ZapE — protein MRSKERLVVGVENAAARDGFALDANQRALLERLATLGAYLDRGTLRRSSPRSLYIHGDAGRGKSWLADAFYAELPRAQKTRVHFHGFFDELHRSIHDHRSERDAVERAIDDITQNSRLLFFDELHVHDSGDARLLTRLLDHVFQRGLTVLATSNYAPDDLLPNAIWHHVFEPGIALIKTHMDVWDLDGPVDYRTVNEDHCRGFAAGTWTMMPARVAPTEEKIIAVHGRAFTVTSADDDELLATFDQLCATATSTIEYLHWSRAFSRWAITDIPAFGDADAEAQQRFINLIDVLVDADVPTRFSSTVDLPVFLADASERPDAFRMASRLQLLKVTLYAT, from the coding sequence GTGCGGTCGAAGGAGAGGCTTGTTGTCGGCGTCGAGAACGCGGCAGCCCGCGATGGCTTCGCGCTCGATGCCAATCAGCGAGCGTTACTCGAGCGGCTGGCAACTCTCGGCGCATATCTCGATCGCGGCACCTTACGCCGATCCTCCCCGCGCAGCCTCTACATCCACGGCGACGCAGGACGTGGCAAGTCGTGGCTCGCTGATGCCTTCTACGCGGAGCTTCCGCGGGCTCAGAAGACTCGCGTGCATTTCCATGGCTTCTTCGACGAGCTGCACCGCAGCATCCACGATCACCGAAGTGAACGAGATGCCGTCGAACGCGCGATCGACGACATTACTCAGAACAGTCGCCTGCTCTTCTTCGACGAGCTCCATGTCCACGATTCCGGCGACGCGCGGCTCCTGACTCGTCTGCTGGATCATGTCTTCCAGCGCGGCTTGACCGTCCTCGCGACCTCGAACTATGCCCCGGACGATCTGCTGCCGAATGCGATCTGGCACCACGTCTTCGAACCGGGCATCGCGCTCATCAAGACACATATGGACGTGTGGGATCTCGACGGTCCCGTCGACTACCGCACTGTCAATGAAGACCACTGCCGCGGCTTCGCTGCCGGCACGTGGACAATGATGCCCGCCCGTGTCGCGCCGACTGAGGAGAAAATCATCGCCGTCCATGGACGGGCGTTCACGGTGACGTCAGCGGATGACGACGAACTGCTCGCCACTTTCGACCAGCTGTGCGCAACAGCAACGTCGACGATCGAGTACCTGCACTGGTCGCGAGCCTTCTCCCGATGGGCCATCACCGACATCCCCGCATTCGGAGACGCCGACGCGGAGGCTCAGCAGCGCTTCATCAACCTCATCGACGTGCTGGTCGACGCCGACGTACCAACGAGATTCTCATCGACCGTCGACCTACCCGTCTTCCTCGCGGACGCGTCCGAACGACCCGACGCCTTCCGCATGGCAAGCCGCCTTCAACTCCTCAAGGTCACTCTGTACGCCACGTAG